The genomic interval GATCTGCGGCCGATGGCGCAAGTCGGGCCGGCGCCGCTCGGCGATGTTCGCGACGTGCTCCACGAGCGCCTGACGGAGCTGCGGGCCGATCCGCCGGCGCAGCGTTTCGGCCGCGTTTTCGTCGGCGGTCCCGAGCAGGCGCGGGGCCGGCGCTTCGCGGTGGTGTTCGTTCCCGGCCTCGCCGAACGGGTCTTTCCCCACAGGCCGCGACAGGATCCGCTGCTGCTCGACGACCTCCGGGCCGCGATCAACGCCGCGGCAGCCGGACCGCCGCGGCTCGGACTGCCCGACCGGCACGATCTCAACGCCCGGGAGAAACTGCTGCTGCGCCTGGCCGTCGGCGCCGCGACCGAGCGCATCCATTTCTCGTATCCGCGCCTGGAGGTCGGCAGGGCCCGCCCGCGCGTGCCGTCCTTCTACGCGCTGGACGTGGAGCGGGCGCGCACCGGCCGCATTCCCGACTTCCGCGAGGTGGAGCGGCGGGCGTTCCGGCAGGCGGAGGCGCGATTGGCGTGGCCCGCGCCGCTGGATCCGGACCACGCCATCGACGACGTGGAGCACGACCTGGCCGTGCTCCGAGAGCTGTTCGCGCCGGAACGAGGCAAGGAAGAGGTCGCCGGGCGGGCACGCTACCTGTTTCGCCTCAATCCGGGGCTGCGGCGCGCGCTGGCCGCGCGCTGGGCCCGGTGGAAGCGCGCCTGGTCGCGCCACGACGGGCTTTGCGAGATCGACGACGCCACGAAGGAAATGCTCGCCGCCCACCGGCTCGATGCCCGACCCTACTCGCCGTCTGCGCTGCAGTCCTTCGCGGTCTGCCCGTACAAGTTCCTGCTCTCGTCGGTGCACCGGCTGCGCCCTCGGGAGGAGGTCGAGCCGCCTCTGGAACACCTGGATCCGCTTACCCGCGGCCGTCTGTTTCACGAGGTGCAGGCGGATCTGGTCAGGACGCTGGAACGTCGGGCGGACCTGCCCGTGACCGCCGCGCGGGTCCCCGCCGCGGAGGCGGTCGTCGACGAGGTGCTCGATCGCGTGGCGGCCGACTATGCCGAGCGGCTCGCGCCGGCGATCGAGCGCGTGTGGCGGGACGAGATCGAGGCGCTGCGCGGCGATCTCAAGGGCTGGGTGCGGCACGTCGCGAACGAGGACGGCGAGTGGATGCCGATGCACGCGGAGCTCGGTTTCGGACTGCCGCCCGGGGACGGGCGCGATCCGGAGAGCGCGCCGGAGCCGGTGCGGGTCGACGGCCGCTGGCTTCTGCGCGGGGTCGTGGACCTGATCGAAGCCAGGGCGAGACCGACGGCGCGGGGCGAGCTGCGCGTGACGGATCACAAGACCGGCCGGAACCGGACGCGGGAGGGGATGGTGGTCGGAGGCGGCGAGACGTTGCAGCCGGTTCTCTACGGGCTGGCCGTGGAGGGGACGCTGGGCCGGCCCGTGCACGAATCGCGGCTGTCGTTCTGCACCGCGGCGGGCCGCTACGAGCAGCGCGTCGTCACGCTGGACGACGGCGCGCGCCGCGCCGGGACCGAGGTCCTGGAGATCGTGGATCGGGCGGTCGAGGCCGGCACGCTGCTGCCGGCGCCTCGTCAGGGAGCGTGCCGGTGGTGCGACTTCCAGGTCGTGTGCGGGCCCTGGGAAGAACAGCGCACGGCGGGCAAGCACCGGCCGTCGCCCGGACCCCGGCGCGGCGGAGGCGAAGCCGGCGCGGCGGCGTCTCTATTGGCGGACCTGACGACGTTGCGGGAGCTGCCGTGAGGAGGCGCCACACCGCGGGGGCGGCCGGCGCGGCGGGATGGGAGCGGGGAGCGCGATGAGCGAGCCGCCGCTGGCAGACGCCGACGCCCGGGAGCGGATCCGACAGTCGCTCGGCGAGTCGCTCGTCGTGGAGGCGGCCGCCGGCACCGGCAAGACCA from Acidobacteriota bacterium carries:
- a CDS encoding PD-(D/E)XK nuclease family protein is translated as MPPSSRLTILTTPAAETRIKAAADALRRGLGRGEVLLVGETREAVDDLARDLAAEAGATFGLHRFSLRQLAASIATVDLARRGLAPASGLATEAVAAHATFEESKLEALDYLQPIADFRSFGRTLAATLRDLRQADTDVDHARQLDRSGPDVARLARRYTRLLDDAGLVDGAALCRTAARVLREGAEGIEGAPLGGVLVLLDLAVTDEATLDVVAALAGRAGETLATVPAGDDRTLAALRRLPGAVETTAPVCEPAEDPLDRVRRFLFASDDPPPAGAAADSPALTFFSAPGEGREAVEIARSILAEAARGVPFDRMAVLLRSPGVYAGLLETALDRAGIGSWFARGTRVPDPAGRAFLALLACAAERLSARRFSEYLSLGQVPRLDAGGGPPGDRGRWVPPDSAPEATPGPAQASLFDFLAEPAAGVDDPGQDRPDGDDEPVLAGTLRAPARWERLLVESSVVGGRDRWERRLNGLAHELGLKLAEQRAEDPESPRVAGLERDRANLEHLRRFALPVIERLARFPAEALWGEWLDHLEELAPMVLANPDRVLAVLGDLRPMAQVGPAPLGDVRDVLHERLTELRADPPAQRFGRVFVGGPEQARGRRFAVVFVPGLAERVFPHRPRQDPLLLDDLRAAINAAAAGPPRLGLPDRHDLNAREKLLLRLAVGAATERIHFSYPRLEVGRARPRVPSFYALDVERARTGRIPDFREVERRAFRQAEARLAWPAPLDPDHAIDDVEHDLAVLRELFAPERGKEEVAGRARYLFRLNPGLRRALAARWARWKRAWSRHDGLCEIDDATKEMLAAHRLDARPYSPSALQSFAVCPYKFLLSSVHRLRPREEVEPPLEHLDPLTRGRLFHEVQADLVRTLERRADLPVTAARVPAAEAVVDEVLDRVAADYAERLAPAIERVWRDEIEALRGDLKGWVRHVANEDGEWMPMHAELGFGLPPGDGRDPESAPEPVRVDGRWLLRGVVDLIEARARPTARGELRVTDHKTGRNRTREGMVVGGGETLQPVLYGLAVEGTLGRPVHESRLSFCTAAGRYEQRVVTLDDGARRAGTEVLEIVDRAVEAGTLLPAPRQGACRWCDFQVVCGPWEEQRTAGKHRPSPGPRRGGGEAGAAASLLADLTTLRELP